Proteins from a single region of Ischnura elegans chromosome 2, ioIscEleg1.1, whole genome shotgun sequence:
- the LOC124153563 gene encoding zinc finger protein 511 has product MYSTVNAIITAIGFNCIHLDAEMDEFIRLIQVSRRSPKDEIFHEGDAYCLIGRIEPVYDADEEELCHKTVPTFSCDAAGCTRTFTLVYDYEQHYNSVHRYVCKECRKTLPSPHLLDIHIMETHDTYFSILSERQPMYQCFVEECTTKFTTPEERRSHCIDFHKFPPNFRYDSAKKGKSKKGQSGNKKENKDAKTVSCKEAGDIMAANEKLPASKSGICSMPKSFTFGHSQERTFVGSKLRGGKSKHWYQKKEASNGGDVKEKACSEEMPGMDELMDVLPAE; this is encoded by the exons ATGTACTCGACTGTGAATGCAATAATAACGGCTATTGGCTTTAACTGTATTCACCTCGATGCTGAAATGGATGAATTTATTAGGTTAATTCAAGTATCCCGGAGATCGCCTAAGGATGAAATATTTCACGAAGGTGATGCGTATTGTCTAATAGGGCGTATTGAACCCGTATACGACGCTGACGAAGAGGAGCTTTGCCATAAGAc AGTTCCAACGTTTTCCTGTGACGCGGCGGGGTGTACGAGGACTTTCACATTGGTCTATGACTATGAACAGCATTATAATTCAGTGCATCGTTACGTTTGTAAGGAATGCAGAAAAACATTGCCGTCTCCTCATCTTCTGGACATTCATATTATGGAAACCCACGACACTTACTTTTCCATTCTCTCTGAACGCCAGCCAATG TATCAGTGTTTTGTGGAGGAGTGTACTACCAAATTTACTACACCAGAGGAAAGGCGTAGCCATTGCATAGATTTTCACaaatttcctccaaattttcGGTATGATTCAGCAAAGAAGGGAAAGAGTAAAAAAGGCCAAAGTGGAAAcaagaaagaaaacaaagatGCTAAAACAGTGTCCTGCAAGGAAGCCGGTGATATTATGGCAG CAAATGAAAAGCTTCCTGCTTCAAAATCCGGAATTTGTTCTATGCCAAAATCATTTACTTTTGGCCACAGTCAAGAAAGAACTTTTGTGGGCAGCAAATTACGAGGTGGGAAAAGTAAACATTGGTATCAGAAAAAGGAGGCTAGTAATGGTGGTGATGTAAAAGAAAAAGCCTGTTCTGAAGAAATGCCTGGTATGGATGAGTTGATGGATGTCCTTCCAGCTGAATAG